GAGCGCGCTGACGAACGCCGACGACAGCCCGATGACCTGCGTGACGAGGCTGTCGACGAACATCTCGTCGTCGTCGACGACCGCGCCGACGCTGGCGGCCATCAGCGAGCCGACGAACGGGGCGATCACCATCGCCCCGACGATCACGATCGCCGAGTTCAACAGCAGTCCGGCGGTGGCGACCGCGCCGGCGAGCGCCGCGAACGCCGTGTAGGAGACCCTGCCCGGTTTGAGGTCTTTCACCTTCGCGCGGAGTTCGCGGTGGGTGATCCCCCGTCGATTCCGCGGCCCCTCGGCGAACCGGCCGGAGATCTCGTCGGCTTCGACGCCGATCGCCCCTTCCATGTTGACCATCCCGACGTAGGTTTCCTCGTCGAGACCCTGCTCCCGGAGCTCTCGTAACACGCCGTCGACGGCGCCGGTCGGCACCGGAACGTACGCGATCGCGCCACCCTGTCTCCCCGATTCGTCGACGAGAAAACACTCGAGGCCGAGCGACTCACAGCTCTCGAGGACGTCCTCGCGGCGGTCTTCGTCGACGTACAGTTGTAGTAACCGCATTCGGACGGTCCCGGTTCCACGGCGCAGGTTAAATCGGTGTGGTTTGCGGACGTGTCGGGGGCGGTTCTCCGCTCGATGCAGGGGATAGACCGCCCCGGGAGGCCGCGAGAAACAGATAAACTAAGTAGCGACCCGCAAAACTCGCGGCTATGCAAACGTTACTTCTCGACAGCGGGGACGTCGACGCGAACGCCGAAATGGCAGACGTCGTGCGAGCGGTCGAAGACGCCTTCGCCGCCTACGAGCGCGGCGACGCGCAGATGCCGGCCAAGTCCTATATCGACCTGCCGCAGTACAACGGCGACTTCCGGTCGATGCCGGCGTACCTCGACGCCGGCGACTGGGACGCCGCCGGGTTGAAGTGGGTTAACGTCCACCCGGACAACCCCCGCGAGCACGACCTGCCGACCGTGATGGGGACGATGATCTACTCCGACCCCGAGACGGCGTTCCCGCTCGCGGTGATGGACGGCACCGAACTCACGATGAAGCGAACCGGTGCCGCCGCGGCCGTCGCCACCGACTACCTCGCCGTCGAGGGCGCGACCAGCCTCGGCATCGTCGGCGCGGGCGTCCAGTCGTACACCCAGCTCGACGCGATCAGCGAGATCCGTCCGATCGAAGAGGTCGTCGTGAGCGACCTCGACGACGAGCGCGTCCAGCGGTTCATCGACGCCTACGGCGACGAGTTCGACGTCCGCGCGGGTTCGATCTCCGAAGCGGGCCACTGTGACGTGCTCTCGACGGTGACTCCGGTCAAAGAGCCGATCGTCTCACTCGAGGACGTGGCCGATCACACCCACGTCAACGCCATGGGTGCCGACGCCGAGGGGAAACACGAACTCGCCGACGCCCTCCTGAAGGCGGCGACGATCGTCATCGACGACCACGAGCAGTGTACCCACTCCGGCGAGGTGAACGTTCCCTACAACGAGGGCGTGCTGACGGACGACGACATCTACGGCGAGATCGGCCAGATCGTCGTCGGCGAGAAGGCGGGTCGCACCGCCGAGACGGGAATCTCGATCTTCGACTCGACCGGCCTCGCGATCCAGGACGTCGCCGCGGCCCACGTCGTCTACAGCTACGCGAGCGATCACGACAACGGCTCGCCCTTCGACCTCCTCGGCCTCGAGTAACCCTCGCGCTCGAGACAGAGCGGGCGGACGAGCGAGCCCGTGAGCTCGAGTCGGCCGCAGAACTGCGCCCGGGGCCCTGCCGTCGGCTCCGGCAACCCGACCGCCTCGAACACGTCGTTCTCCTCGATTTCTACGGTCGCGGGGCGCAGCGGCCAGGGTTCGTGGGCGATCTCGCCGGCCAGCACGCGGGCGCCCCGCCGCGAGAGGAACTGTCGTCGCTCGACTAGCCAGTGTTCCAGCGAGCCGGGGTCGGCGCGGGCGGCCGGTCCGGCGGGCTCGTAGGTCGCGACGAACCGCCCGGTGCCGTCCGCTCCCGCACTCGAGAATCGGACCCGGTCGCCGGCCGCCTCGACGTGCTGGTGGGCGTGCCGGCAGTCGACGCCGGCCACGCCCCGGCCGAGCGCGGCGACCCACGGACTGGCGACGTCGATCCGCAGGAAGTACAGCCCGGAGATCCCGTCGGCGCTGACGTACGTTCGCACGTTGAGCTCCGGTCCCGTCCAGCGGGCCGCCCGCGGCGATCCACGGAGGCCGGCTCGAGCGAGGACGAACGGGACGAGGCTGACCCACGCCGAGCCGTCGCGGGTCTGGACGTCGAACTCGTCGGGGACCAGCCGCCGGACGGCGTCCGGTTCGAACGGCCAGTGGAGGAACGCCCCGTCGAGCCACGTCATCGAGAGCGGGTGTGGCAGCCCCGAGAGGGCGTCGCCGACTCGACACTCGAGGGTCCCGCTCATTCCGATCCGCCGCTGAGGCGGTCGAGCAGTCGAACGATCAGCCACAGTGCGATCGCGACCGGCAGGAGCGGCAGGAGCAACACGAGCAACCCGAGAAAGATCCCCCAGCCGATGACGTCCATCTCCGGGTTGACCCGGCCGCCGTACGGCGGCGTAACCGTCCGGAGCGCCTCCCTGGGGATCGATTCGTCCTCCTCTCCTGCCGTCTCCGCGCGGCTCATGGGGTCCGTACGACGGGTACGAGAATAAAGTGGGCGTCTGCTGGTACCACGCGTGACGGTCACGAAACCGTTGCTTCGATCGGAGGGTACCGCCAGCGGAGGTAGCCGCGATCAGTCCTCGATCTCGATCGCGGGCCGACCGGGCGCCGCGTTCTTCAGCACGCTCTCGTCGACCCCGTCGGCGCGAACGACGCTGACGGGCGCGTCGAACTCCCGCTCGAGCAGCCAGGCGGCGGCCTCGAGGGCCTCGTGTTCCGCCTCGGGCGGGAGCGACCGGGTCAGCGCCTCCCGTTCGGCCTGCAGATCCTGGCCGTAGCTCGCGGCGGCGTCGCCCTGCTCGCGGATGTGCGACTCCCCCATCAGCTCGCCGATCAGGTTCGGCGCGTCGCTCTCGAGTGCGATCTCGAGGGCGTCGTACTTCCAGTCGGGGGCGACGACGACGTCGATTCCTTTCGGATCGTCGATGCCGGCGACGTCGACGATCTGGCGGACGTCCTCGCGGGTGTTCTCGACCAGCTTGCGGCGCTTCTCGACGAACTCGCGGTCGGCCTCGGCGGCCGGCCAGTCGGCGTCGACGACGAACCCCTCGCCGCCGAGGTCGTCGTACAGCTCCTCGGCGATGTGGGGCGCGACGGGCGCGAGCAGGCGGACGACGGCAGAGAGGCCGCGCTCGAACGTCTCCGGCCGTGGATCGGTGTAGTCGGCGTAGCTCCGAAGGGTGCCGACCAGCTCCTGGACCTCCCGCAGGGCGTCGTTGAACCGCAGGTCGTCGTACTCGTCGGTGGCGATGGCGACCGTCGCGTCGATCTCGCTCTCGACGTACGCGGCCACGGCGTCCTCCCCGCCGGGTTCGAACGACCCGATCAGGTTCGCGAGCCGTGTCAGGAAGGCGTGGGTCGAACGAACCCCGTCCTCGCTCCAGTCGAAGGCCTTGTCCGGCTGTGCGGCCTGCATCATGAACAGCCGAGCGGTGTCCGCACCGTACTCCTCGA
Above is a genomic segment from Natrononativus amylolyticus containing:
- a CDS encoding ornithine cyclodeaminase family protein, whose translation is MQTLLLDSGDVDANAEMADVVRAVEDAFAAYERGDAQMPAKSYIDLPQYNGDFRSMPAYLDAGDWDAAGLKWVNVHPDNPREHDLPTVMGTMIYSDPETAFPLAVMDGTELTMKRTGAAAAVATDYLAVEGATSLGIVGAGVQSYTQLDAISEIRPIEEVVVSDLDDERVQRFIDAYGDEFDVRAGSISEAGHCDVLSTVTPVKEPIVSLEDVADHTHVNAMGADAEGKHELADALLKAATIVIDDHEQCTHSGEVNVPYNEGVLTDDDIYGEIGQIVVGEKAGRTAETGISIFDSTGLAIQDVAAAHVVYSYASDHDNGSPFDLLGLE
- a CDS encoding YqjF family protein, whose amino-acid sequence is MSGTLECRVGDALSGLPHPLSMTWLDGAFLHWPFEPDAVRRLVPDEFDVQTRDGSAWVSLVPFVLARAGLRGSPRAARWTGPELNVRTYVSADGISGLYFLRIDVASPWVAALGRGVAGVDCRHAHQHVEAAGDRVRFSSAGADGTGRFVATYEPAGPAARADPGSLEHWLVERRQFLSRRGARVLAGEIAHEPWPLRPATVEIEENDVFEAVGLPEPTAGPRAQFCGRLELTGSLVRPLCLEREGYSRPRRSKGEPLS
- a CDS encoding DUF7535 family protein yields the protein MSRAETAGEEDESIPREALRTVTPPYGGRVNPEMDVIGWGIFLGLLVLLLPLLPVAIALWLIVRLLDRLSGGSE